One stretch of Rhodohalobacter mucosus DNA includes these proteins:
- a CDS encoding SPOR domain-containing protein, with protein MKIDKKKLIELLVTKTGMDVTEVEDQLEQLIRRIIDAAERGKALEIKEFGLFYFDEDGDLKFDPSKELSTEINFKYVGMEPVELKPPRDIGDKEEPEPEVSAEKAEEDSSTTSSAESDSDESEEDLSAIFGFDEGGEGTSEKDEDEIELPWGDSEIKKEESTEKESEEDYEDEIPERDEDPFAGLLGDASSKLSATEKGIFGEEDEPSHPLISPGEAEEEEGPEPKKEDQKPVSESGPKSEEEKEKAKPVSRPKSKSKSKPAAKTDDKPKPAQKAEKEEPVAESKPDEPAEKPEPAKPAAAAKEKKASAPAARKTTPGGYQGSQKRKDPIMIVMGIVLIFIIVAAAFLLLPGVFSDSDSETQPQSQPEVTTEVTEPSSQDMAEQMPAEDADTDTGTDAESEPAPESDTPEQLPTPEPDSEDAVTDNVMADPEAEAAVSSNGYGLRGDLNEEANDGYSIVLHSLSQETNAQSVAADLRADNYRVLVSQRTINGENVWRVSVGQFETIANAQEAALTLPSPYNSNNFIQRIQTN; from the coding sequence ATGAAGATCGATAAAAAGAAACTGATTGAGCTTTTGGTCACCAAAACGGGGATGGATGTTACTGAGGTGGAAGACCAACTTGAACAGCTGATCCGTCGCATTATTGATGCCGCCGAAAGGGGAAAGGCGTTGGAGATAAAAGAGTTTGGGCTGTTTTATTTCGATGAGGACGGTGACTTGAAATTTGATCCGTCAAAAGAGCTCAGTACCGAAATCAATTTTAAATACGTGGGCATGGAGCCGGTAGAGCTTAAGCCACCGCGGGATATAGGCGACAAAGAGGAGCCCGAACCTGAAGTATCTGCCGAAAAGGCGGAAGAAGACTCGTCAACGACGTCATCGGCTGAGTCGGATTCAGATGAAAGTGAAGAGGATCTGAGTGCTATTTTTGGTTTCGATGAGGGGGGAGAGGGAACCTCAGAAAAGGATGAAGATGAAATTGAGCTGCCGTGGGGAGATTCTGAGATTAAAAAAGAAGAGAGCACGGAAAAGGAAAGTGAAGAGGACTATGAGGATGAAATTCCTGAGCGGGATGAAGATCCTTTCGCGGGTCTGCTGGGAGATGCCTCAAGCAAATTGAGCGCAACGGAAAAAGGCATTTTTGGAGAAGAAGATGAGCCTTCCCACCCGCTCATTTCACCCGGAGAAGCAGAGGAAGAGGAAGGACCCGAACCGAAAAAAGAGGATCAGAAACCCGTCTCCGAATCCGGGCCAAAATCCGAAGAGGAAAAAGAAAAGGCCAAACCCGTCTCCAGGCCCAAATCAAAATCCAAATCCAAGCCTGCAGCCAAGACCGATGATAAGCCAAAACCCGCTCAGAAGGCGGAGAAGGAGGAACCTGTAGCAGAAAGTAAACCGGATGAACCGGCTGAAAAACCAGAGCCTGCCAAACCTGCCGCAGCTGCCAAAGAGAAGAAAGCATCGGCACCTGCAGCGCGCAAAACAACACCGGGAGGCTACCAGGGGAGTCAAAAACGGAAAGATCCGATCATGATTGTAATGGGGATCGTATTGATTTTTATTATTGTAGCAGCCGCCTTTCTGCTCTTGCCCGGCGTTTTTAGTGATTCTGATTCCGAAACTCAACCACAATCGCAGCCGGAAGTCACGACCGAAGTTACGGAACCGTCATCCCAGGATATGGCGGAGCAGATGCCGGCTGAAGATGCAGATACAGATACAGGTACAGACGCAGAATCGGAACCTGCCCCGGAGTCGGATACACCGGAGCAGCTGCCAACACCGGAACCTGATTCCGAAGATGCAGTAACAGACAATGTAATGGCCGACCCGGAAGCTGAGGCTGCAGTTAGCAGCAACGGTTACGGACTCAGGGGAGATCTGAACGAGGAGGCAAATGACGGCTACTCGATCGTTCTTCATTCTCTCAGCCAGGAAACAAATGCACAATCTGTTGCCGCAGATCTGAGGGCTGACAATTACAGGGTGTTGGTGAGCCAGCGCACGATAAATGGTGAGAACGTCTGGCGTGTTAGCGTGGGACAGTTTGAGACCATTGCCAACGCTCAGGAAGCAGCCCTGACCCTGCCTTCACCCTATAACTCAAATAATTTCATACAACGAATACAGACCAACTGA
- a CDS encoding HU family DNA-binding protein — MKSTFIKAFKEVLREQILDKNKVDVEGLGMFEVVHRKQHQKKYENGRVVMVPPADVVEFKSKVRSSNEDR; from the coding sequence ATGAAATCTACATTTATTAAAGCTTTTAAAGAGGTATTGCGGGAGCAGATTCTTGATAAGAATAAAGTGGATGTGGAAGGTCTGGGAATGTTTGAGGTTGTACACCGAAAGCAGCATCAGAAAAAATATGAAAATGGCAGAGTAGTGATGGTGCCGCCTGCAGATGTGGTTGAATTTAAATCAAAAGTAAGGAGCTCGAATGAAGATCGATAA